The Topomyia yanbarensis strain Yona2022 chromosome 3, ASM3024719v1, whole genome shotgun sequence nucleotide sequence atatgagtaaaaatcgatcaatttttggttttgttgaagttctactgaacccaaaatttgagtaatgttcaactcaaagtctgcgtaataattacttaatttttggttttgttaaatttgtactgaactcaaaatttgagcaatgttgaactcAAAATCTGAGTACTAGTGAAGCACTTTTGGGTTTAGTGTAGATAATATTGTACTCAAAAACCGAGTAATAATTACTCAGTTTTTGGTTCAGGCTGgcttactcaaatttgagtaactccggaattactcaatttaagggttgttccactttatctggaaatgggtgggattaaactcatttttgagtaactttttacgagcgtgtagcttcggttgtgtcactggagccggaatgcaaactggaaccagccagaattccggttcatttccggctgagcttaactgggatcccagtaaagttcagccgaaaTTGTGTCACGAGCCGGAATGCTAACTGGAAcaagccggaattccggctcatttccggctgaactttactgggatagGGTTTCCAATGGGCTGTCAAAATCTTCTGCgtcaaaataaaataagttagtGTGTATTcgtaatttattgtttatttgcaATTTTATTGAGTACTACCATGTTAGTACAGACTTTGTAGGTCGAGGACGTTTATTCAtcaccaaaaaattgttttgaaaagtgCCGTTTCTTGAAtatgtgatatttattttttaatgtcCGAGTGATACATGCGTAATTAACATATAGCTCAGACCTAAAAATAAACGTAATCACCATTCAAAAAGAAGTGTATCAATGATGCCCGGAAGACTAGGACTACCAATAATGCATGAAAATCCTCTATGGATTTCCTGGCATGACTCCAACTGGATCCCTATTTTAAATCCGACCAATGTTCTGGACTACTTTTCGGAAAAATCGAACCCTTTCTATGATCGAACCTGTAACAACGAAATTGTTCGTATGCAGCGTCAGAGCATAGATATGCTGAGCAACATGTCGGGAATTGAGTACATTTTGCTACACGTTCAAGATCCTATTTTGTACGTAATTCGGAAACAGCATAGACATAATCCTACGGATGCGACGCCAATAGCGGACTACTACATCATTGCGGGTACTGTATACCAAGCGCCGGATTTGGCAAGTGTATACAATTCACGAATTCATTCATCTGTACATCATCTGCAAAGTGCTTTTGAAGAAGCTAGTTCTTTTTCGCGATACCATCCGAGTAAAGGGTATTCATGGGATTTCTCTGTCAATAAAGCAATTGCAGAGAAAAACAAGCATGAAAAAAGCAAAGCTACACCTGATAAAGAAGAGCCAAGTTCGCTTTTCCAACGCCAACGTGTCGACATGCTGTTAGGAGATCTGCTGCGAAAATTTCCGCTACCGCTTCCTCAAATCCAGCACCAAAGCCATCCTAACCAGAACGTAGTGGCTAACACAAATGATGGCGCAGATGGGTCAATGGAAAATGGGTCGGAAATGTCGAACATCAAACAGGAACGCATGGAGCACGTGCCGAACAAACGCAAAGATAGTCCAAATATGTTAATCAAGGATGAGGTAAGAAATGATATGAAACCTCCACCAGAAAAAAAGAGTAAGAATAGACTAAATGAAACTGAAGCAAGAcaaaatacagaataatattTGAATTTATCGCCTAACGAGATTAtaataatttcaatttcaataaaGGCTTCAGCGTGTTTAACGAACCCAATCATATATAACTGGACTCAAGGATTTGGTTTGATATTATCTCGATTGAATTCCGATGACCGCCTTTCTAACTGGTTTTGACTATCATTATGTCAGTAAAATCCATTGGAATATTTCTTGAAATCAACTCTGGTTTGAGCCCCTGTTATAATTTTCCCTATTCTATCACATTCTCATCTACATAGGACATGCGTCAATAATCAACATTAGCGCATTAATTTCGAGGCTCATTCGCCTTCGAAAAAGAAATTGTAGTATATATGCCATTTACCAAAAAGTGTTTAATAATAGttgtttgaaaaataatttcttcaaaCAAAAAGGctaaataaatatcatttgcCTAATGACATGAAAAtctttgatcaattcgcttgccCCCTTTTTTAACCATGAGTTATggcttgtttcatttttttatttactaaaaatgttatGCTAATTACGTGCTGTAGCGTAT carries:
- the LOC131692279 gene encoding mediator of RNA polymerase II transcription subunit 6, which produces MMPGRLGLPIMHENPLWISWHDSNWIPILNPTNVLDYFSEKSNPFYDRTCNNEIVRMQRQSIDMLSNMSGIEYILLHVQDPILYVIRKQHRHNPTDATPIADYYIIAGTVYQAPDLASVYNSRIHSSVHHLQSAFEEASSFSRYHPSKGYSWDFSVNKAIAEKNKHEKSKATPDKEEPSSLFQRQRVDMLLGDLLRKFPLPLPQIQHQSHPNQNVVANTNDGADGSMENGSEMSNIKQERMEHVPNKRKDSPNMLIKDEVRNDMKPPPEKKSKNRLNETEARQNTE